The sequence CGATCGCGTCGAGTGACTCCCACCTGCACACAGTGATGCCCACCCCGTCGGCGCCGCGCACCGATTCGATCGACACGAACCCGGGCTGCTCGCGGCAGAGTTCCTCCATGCGGGCCGAGGTCTCGTCGTAGCCGGGCGCAGGATCGCGCAGCTTGGAGGTGAAGATGACCGCGTACAACTAGGGGTGTCCGCTCAGCGGTCGACGATGTTCACGTAGTCGCGTTGCTCGGAACCCGTGTAGACCTGCCGCGGGCGGTAGATGCGGCTGTTCTGGTCGAGCAACTCGATGTAGTGCGACAGCCAGCCCGCTGTGCGCGGGATCGCGAAGAGAACCGTGAACATGTCCATCGGGAAGCCCATGGCCTGGTAGATCAACCCGGAGTAGAAGTCGACGTTGGGGTACAGCTTGCGACTGATGAAGTAGTCATCGCTCAGGGCGACCTCTTCGAGCGCCAGCGCGATGTCGAGCAGCGGGTTCTTGCCCGTGACCTCGAACACCTCATCAGCGGTGCGCTTGATGATCGTGGCGCGGGGGTCGTAGTTCTTGTAGACGCGGTGCCCGAATCCCTGCAGCAGCTTCTCGCCCCGCTTCACCTCTTCGACGTAACGGGCGACGTTGTCGGCGCTGCCGATCTCGTTGAGCATGCGGATCA is a genomic window of Actinomycetes bacterium containing:
- a CDS encoding antibiotic biosynthesis monooxygenase codes for the protein MEELCREQPGFVSIESVRGADGVGITVCRWESLDAIAAWSANPEHAEAQRRGAQEWYETYETTVCEVAVR